The Arachis ipaensis cultivar K30076 chromosome B05, Araip1.1, whole genome shotgun sequence nucleotide sequence CACAACAAAACCAAAAACAAATTgatcaattaattaaaaataaaacaatcaaTTATTGGAAGACTGGAAAAAATTTAATCTaacaagaaaaagatgaaaaagagagAGGCATGGGAAATAAATTAACCTGTTCTGGCCTGACGAAAACGACATCTCCTAAAATAATCACAGCCGCAGAATCATCGAGCAGCCTTGCAATCGTAACCGCTTGATCCTGATCGGAGCAATTCTCGGAGCAGATCCGAATGAACTCGTGTAACGTTATGCAGCTCTTTCGGATCTCTTTAAGCTTCGATTTCACCATCTCCACCTGCGCCGCCTTCAGCAACTTCCGAGCATCCTCCGCCGTCACTCCCAACTCCTCCACCTCctcgtcctccttctcctccatcgcCGGCGGCCTCAGCCCCTCCAATCGAATGCGGTTTCTAGCAATGTCCATTGCCCTCAACCTCTCCATAATGTTTCCGTGGGCAGACGGCGATCGAAGCTCCGGCTCGAACCCAGGTCGCTTATGAAGGAACCTCCGGAAGACGCCATTATCTCCTGGGTCCGGAGCGATGTCACGATCTCCAGAGCAGGCGGCGGAAGCGACCCTCGCGTGAACGGAGGCAGATGAAATCCGGCAATTGGTGAGGGTTTGCGATGAGAGTTTGGTAAAATTGAATAGGCGCTGAGCTAGGGTTTTTTTGAACGCCATGTATaatgataacaataataacaacaataatgttAAAATTGGAGAGATACAGAACGTTCAGAAAGGTCTAGAGAGATAAGAAACAATAAGCTTGGAGAAAAGGATGGGCCTCGGGGACCTTAATATATAGGTGCCCCCATAAAAACGGAACAACGGAGATAAACGTTTGCTCAGAAGTAAAGACGCGAGAATTTGATTGTAGCGTAGGCGATAAATTGAGAGACGGGAATATATCCTAGAGAGGGGAATGTGGCCAGACACGTGGTGGGATGAGATTATAAGATATATGGATTGGTAACCGTCTGATCGCTAGGTTTGATATGCTGACTAGATTCGAGCCTGGCCTGCCCTGAAAGGCTGGAGCTGCCTATGCACCCTTTGAGAAGCATCGTTATCCTATATTCCTATTagtgaattaattaattatttaattaagatTTATTTTCTACCGAAAAAAAGAGCGAAAATTTGGGAGTTGGCAAGGTACTCCTAGAAGTGATTGCGTCCACGCGAAGGTG carries:
- the LOC107642841 gene encoding calcium uniporter protein 2, mitochondrial, coding for MAFKKTLAQRLFNFTKLSSQTLTNCRISSASVHARVASAACSGDRDIAPDPGDNGVFRRFLHKRPGFEPELRSPSAHGNIMERLRAMDIARNRIRLEGLRPPAMEEKEDEEVEELGVTAEDARKLLKAAQVEMVKSKLKEIRKSCITLHEFIRICSENCSDQDQAVTIARLLDDSAAVIILGDVVFVRPEQVAKAIQDLLPLRGGAKVHDSVRREFEEMEKQKSAIDGRAHTLVRRELWGGLSFLVVQTLTCMRLTFWELTWDVMEPICFYLTSLYFMAGYTFFLRTSIEPSFEGFYQSRFSTKQKRLMKLNNFNIERFNELKAACSPPSSSIPPKIDSSIAHPFDKTL